In one Kamptonema formosum PCC 6407 genomic region, the following are encoded:
- a CDS encoding ribbon-helix-helix protein, CopG family produces the protein MTEEKAKNKAGRPGLYSEPKEKVSLALTKTAIHNLEELASQLGVSRSELVEQVARGIIPLGQPLGGKPAS, from the coding sequence ATGACAGAGGAGAAGGCAAAAAACAAGGCTGGTCGTCCTGGGTTATATTCTGAGCCCAAGGAAAAAGTTAGCTTGGCACTAACGAAAACAGCCATCCACAACCTTGAGGAATTGGCTTCTCAGCTTGGAGTGTCAAGGTCAGAGCTGGTAGAGCAGGTAGCACGAGGCATTATCCCACTGGGTCAGCCATTGGGGGGGAAGCCAGCTAGTTAA
- a CDS encoding DUF3987 domain-containing protein: protein PLCTIREQAPSFNVPADKTTFFCYGCRATGSWADYIMLRDGVDFKTAIKTLANIARVQLPPTFDKVSGPIRQSYNRNGNGNNNHAGNAIPGNGNGGNGNGDRSIGGNRSGNNGYNSGNNGIDNSGNNGYNHTANSIHGSGNGIISNSNGDRDNGYTANSIPGNGNSGNGNGDRHNNHAANSIHGNGSGGGNSGYTGNSIHGNGGGNSGYTGNSIHGNGNSNNSHAGNSGNGDRDNGYTVNSSNGNGNSNSSRNGNGSSDNDYTVNSGNGSSDNSYGYPGNSGNGYGNNNNNQPPPEPEFDLYTQVHNIVTSNLEPGRQLAALVELGAATGHPLSGIEKIAREIELSLNRQNTAPDDATELSKLLTYRAEHLDIPSIYPKALASALLSKADSDRIDPIYLITYLLSACGAKLGGNIGIVAKSGDTTEDDWVEFPIFWTMNVAPPSSGKSQTQRTIFKPIKRQQKLARTQYKQAKQHLKQLENAWKQKNPSEKEALLNSPQNPAVYESQMPAPPAKEMIEAGSPEGAFKRMSELAPHSGCALVFDELVRVLKMDQYKDGGGDTRQILLEAWGAPLDKEFERVDSENTVILEDIAISLTGAIQTQKFKTLCSDPDDGDGLASRFLMAIPKTPDNFAIWSNTVVGLDSMLTGVYEHLKNLPNALKDIRRSISRSNEATIRPSWEASNPPVMLHFDCHAEERWHRWWESIRRYQQAYEVENPALSAYLGKMLSQTLRLALLLHCLELKFEPKTDPQRVGLDTLERAIAQAKFHIGQFRVLMSSTHEGGSLAGRLLQIHEYALRKQGEVSPVQVQNTVFRHVARKPTLSQIRLDFKTLADMGHAELCGEGKSLQLKAVAVKKSDVGIPTSFRSNSDNSRFAETATNHSAQRYGSENSDNSDNFENASKIELAGSFEFNSEPLLENAGCVEFDSENSLEGTGSLNNLDNNLQLSAESAKELDVSPNMSLISDAGETTSQVDMAEVDVADFSNSHEPLNLTPSFPSTPGGNMVDVADFSNSQETTTSLNCRNNRNEEGVEASKLELEGISASIEVSEFQSEAIGNSDSSKPYPPTLEELKALIVACQSLTELKTLNKQHGITNVGKAYQALNLLQQAHIDSIAANAVPHKVYKYLGQPIKVGQQWLKQGALVYIDPQAAARMRPSAMNASVWDLNGVPRGWKEPVEVLLSDLKEVVKFNSEVVPSVLPFREKQVVVHNSRKKLVQAILGWFAEVRDVAQKITEIVHLSELQLST, encoded by the coding sequence GTCCCTTGTGCACCATCCGCGAACAAGCCCCATCCTTCAACGTTCCAGCCGACAAAACCACATTTTTCTGCTATGGCTGCCGGGCCACAGGCAGTTGGGCCGACTACATCATGCTTCGGGATGGCGTAGACTTCAAAACAGCCATCAAAACCCTAGCAAATATAGCTAGAGTGCAACTGCCGCCAACCTTTGACAAAGTTTCCGGCCCTATCCGTCAAAGTTACAATCGCAACGGCAATGGTAACAACAACCACGCTGGAAACGCGATTCCTGGCAATGGTAATGGCGGTAATGGCAATGGCGATCGCAGCATTGGTGGCAATCGCAGTGGCAACAACGGCTACAACAGTGGCAACAACGGTATTGACAATAGCGGTAATAACGGCTACAACCACACTGCAAACTCAATTCATGGCAGTGGTAATGGCATTATTAGCAATAGCAATGGCGATCGCGATAACGGCTACACTGCAAACTCGATTCCTGGCAATGGTAATAGCGGTAATGGCAATGGCGATCGCCACAACAACCACGCTGCAAACTCGATTCATGGCAATGGCAGTGGCGGTGGCAATAGCGGCTACACCGGAAACTCGATTCATGGCAATGGCGGTGGCAATAGCGGCTACACCGGAAACTCGATTCACGGTAATGGCAACAGCAACAACAGCCACGCCGGAAACTCTGGCAATGGCGATCGCGATAACGGCTACACCGTAAACTCTAGCAACGGTAATGGCAATAGCAATAGCAGTCGCAACGGCAATGGTAGTAGCGACAACGACTACACCGTAAACTCTGGCAATGGCAGTAGCGACAACAGCTACGGCTACCCCGGAAACTCTGGCAACGGCTATGGCAACAACAACAACAATCAACCCCCACCCGAACCCGAATTCGACCTATACACCCAAGTCCATAACATCGTCACCAGCAACCTAGAACCTGGCCGACAACTAGCCGCCCTAGTCGAACTTGGAGCCGCAACCGGACACCCCCTCAGCGGCATCGAAAAAATTGCCAGAGAAATCGAACTCTCACTCAATCGGCAAAACACCGCCCCCGACGATGCCACCGAACTGTCCAAACTGCTCACTTACCGAGCCGAACACCTAGACATCCCATCCATATATCCCAAAGCCCTAGCCAGCGCCCTCCTCTCCAAAGCCGACTCAGATCGCATCGACCCCATCTACCTCATAACCTACCTGCTAAGCGCTTGCGGGGCCAAACTCGGCGGCAACATCGGCATAGTCGCCAAAAGTGGAGACACAACAGAAGACGACTGGGTAGAATTTCCCATATTTTGGACAATGAACGTCGCCCCCCCATCCAGCGGCAAAAGCCAAACCCAGCGCACCATCTTTAAACCCATCAAACGACAGCAAAAACTGGCACGAACCCAGTACAAACAAGCCAAACAGCACCTTAAACAGCTAGAAAACGCCTGGAAGCAAAAAAACCCCTCCGAGAAAGAAGCCCTCTTAAACAGTCCACAGAACCCCGCAGTCTATGAATCTCAAATGCCAGCACCTCCCGCCAAAGAGATGATTGAAGCCGGTTCTCCAGAAGGCGCATTCAAACGCATGAGCGAATTAGCGCCCCACTCCGGCTGCGCCCTCGTCTTTGACGAACTCGTCCGCGTCTTAAAAATGGATCAATATAAAGATGGCGGCGGCGACACCCGACAAATTCTCCTAGAAGCTTGGGGCGCACCCCTAGACAAAGAATTCGAGCGAGTGGACTCCGAGAACACAGTCATCCTCGAAGACATTGCCATCAGCTTAACTGGGGCAATTCAAACCCAGAAATTCAAAACCCTATGCAGCGACCCCGACGATGGGGACGGCTTAGCCAGCCGCTTCCTGATGGCAATCCCAAAAACACCCGACAACTTTGCCATTTGGTCTAATACAGTCGTTGGGCTTGATTCTATGCTAACTGGCGTTTACGAACACCTCAAAAACCTGCCCAATGCCTTGAAAGACATCCGCCGTAGCATCTCCCGCAGCAATGAAGCCACAATACGCCCATCCTGGGAAGCATCGAACCCACCCGTAATGCTGCACTTTGACTGCCATGCTGAAGAACGATGGCACCGCTGGTGGGAATCTATACGCCGCTACCAGCAAGCGTATGAAGTAGAGAACCCAGCTTTAAGCGCTTACTTGGGCAAAATGCTCAGTCAAACACTGCGCTTAGCGCTGCTGCTGCACTGTCTGGAACTCAAGTTTGAACCGAAAACAGACCCCCAGCGCGTGGGGCTCGACACTTTAGAACGGGCAATTGCCCAAGCTAAATTCCACATTGGTCAGTTTCGGGTGCTGATGTCCTCTACCCATGAAGGCGGTTCCCTCGCCGGCCGCCTGCTTCAAATCCACGAATACGCCTTACGGAAGCAGGGAGAAGTGTCTCCAGTGCAGGTACAAAATACCGTGTTCCGCCACGTCGCGCGCAAACCTACCTTAAGTCAAATCCGCTTGGACTTTAAAACTCTGGCGGACATGGGACACGCTGAACTTTGTGGAGAAGGGAAAAGCTTGCAGCTAAAAGCAGTGGCGGTTAAAAAATCTGATGTCGGAATTCCGACAAGTTTCCGATCGAATTCCGACAATTCACGATTTGCTGAAACAGCTACCAATCATAGCGCTCAGCGATATGGAAGTGAAAATTCCGACAATTCCGACAATTTTGAAAACGCGAGCAAAATTGAATTGGCGGGCAGTTTTGAATTCAACTCAGAACCCTTATTGGAAAACGCAGGCTGTGTTGAATTCGATTCAGAGAACTCATTGGAGGGCACAGGCAGTCTTAATAACCTGGACAATAACTTGCAACTCTCAGCGGAGTCAGCAAAAGAACTGGATGTTTCCCCAAATATGTCCTTAATCTCGGATGCTGGGGAAACAACTTCTCAGGTTGATATGGCAGAGGTGGATGTTGCTGACTTTAGCAATAGCCACGAACCCCTAAATCTGACTCCCAGCTTCCCCTCAACACCTGGTGGAAATATGGTGGACGTTGCCGACTTTAGCAATAGCCAGGAAACTACTACTTCTTTAAATTGTCGGAATAATCGGAATGAGGAAGGTGTAGAGGCTTCAAAGCTAGAGCTAGAGGGGATTTCAGCCAGCATTGAGGTGTCGGAATTTCAGTCGGAAGCGATCGGAAATTCCGATTCTTCCAAGCCTTACCCCCCGACATTGGAAGAACTCAAGGCTTTGATAGTGGCGTGTCAGTCTTTAACGGAACTCAAAACTTTGAATAAGCAGCATGGCATTACTAATGTCGGCAAAGCATATCAAGCCCTTAATCTTTTACAGCAAGCTCATATTGATAGCATTGCTGCGAATGCTGTCCCTCACAAGGTTTACAAATACTTAGGTCAACCTATTAAAGTAGGGCAGCAGTGGTTGAAGCAGGGGGCATTGGTGTATATTGACCCCCAAGCGGCAGCGAGGATGCGGCCTAGTGCTATGAATGCGTCGGTGTGGGACTTAAATGGAGTGCCGCGTGGTTGGAAAGAACCTGTAGAGGTGCTGTTGAGTGATTTGAAAGAGGTGGTTAAATTCAACTCGGAGGTAGTGCCATCTGTACTGCCTTTTCGGGAGAAGCAAGTTGTCGTACACAACAGTCGTAAGAAGCTAGTGCAAGCTATTTTGGGATGGTTTGCTGAAGTCCGCGATGTTGCTCAAAAAATTACTGAAATCGTTCACTTGAGCGAACTGCAATTGAGCACTTAA
- a CDS encoding putative toxin-antitoxin system toxin component, PIN family, whose protein sequence is MLWGGNPKKVIQLAALEKITVYTSLSLFQELEQTLGYPKLQLRLQKLEITVNYLLSEVRRMTQFCEPILLADIPELRDAKDKKILEAALSVPVEVIVSGDEDLLVLGEFQQIPILRASGFWERYGAELSS, encoded by the coding sequence TTGCTTTGGGGTGGAAATCCTAAAAAGGTCATTCAGCTTGCTGCACTGGAAAAGATTACTGTTTATACGTCTTTATCTTTGTTTCAGGAACTAGAACAGACTTTAGGTTATCCTAAGCTGCAACTGCGTCTCCAAAAATTAGAGATAACAGTGAATTATCTGCTTTCAGAAGTAAGGCGAATGACACAGTTTTGTGAGCCAATACTGCTGGCTGACATTCCTGAATTAAGAGATGCGAAGGATAAAAAAATTTTAGAGGCAGCGCTGTCTGTTCCAGTGGAGGTAATTGTTTCGGGAGATGAAGATTTACTGGTGCTGGGAGAGTTTCAGCAAATTCCTATTTTGAGGGCATCGGGATTTTGGGAGCGTTATGGAGCCGAATTGTCTAGCTGA
- a CDS encoding tyrosine-type recombinase/integrase has translation MALLSAEKTDTATDQLLNMWLHGKSKRTQSYYRLYAQRFLEFAGKPLLLVTLAEVQGFATSLEQNNLSASTQRTIMAAVKSLLSFGTKIEILPRNVGAPLPLPKAPDTLSERLLSEIEVLTMIDLESNLRNKLIIKTLYYGGFRVSELCALKWKHLSIRNNKGQITVTGKGIKTRTVLIPASLWVELQRLRGDSGENEPVFRSQKHSHDGQGHLQREWVHKIVQAAAKPAKITGKVSPHTLRHAHASHALERGAKIHLVSETLGHSSIAITSRYLHAQPDDSSGLYLP, from the coding sequence ATGGCACTTCTGTCAGCGGAAAAAACGGATACTGCTACTGACCAATTGCTGAATATGTGGTTGCATGGCAAAAGCAAGCGCACTCAGAGTTATTACCGCCTGTATGCCCAGCGCTTCCTGGAGTTTGCGGGTAAGCCTCTGTTATTGGTCACACTGGCAGAAGTCCAAGGGTTTGCGACTTCCTTGGAACAGAACAACCTGTCAGCTTCAACTCAGCGCACCATTATGGCGGCCGTCAAATCCCTGCTCTCGTTTGGAACCAAAATTGAAATTTTGCCCCGCAATGTGGGAGCGCCCCTCCCGCTTCCGAAAGCTCCTGATACCCTATCGGAACGGCTGCTGTCAGAAATAGAAGTGCTGACAATGATAGATTTGGAATCAAATTTGAGAAATAAACTAATTATAAAAACGCTTTATTATGGGGGATTTAGAGTGTCAGAGTTATGCGCTTTGAAGTGGAAGCACTTATCGATTCGCAACAATAAAGGGCAAATCACAGTGACGGGAAAAGGTATTAAAACCAGGACGGTACTCATCCCAGCTTCTCTGTGGGTAGAATTGCAAAGGTTGCGGGGCGATTCAGGGGAGAACGAGCCGGTGTTTCGCTCTCAAAAGCACAGCCACGACGGGCAAGGACACTTGCAGAGAGAGTGGGTACACAAGATTGTTCAAGCCGCCGCCAAACCTGCGAAAATTACTGGTAAAGTTTCACCCCACACCCTCCGCCACGCTCATGCTTCTCACGCCTTGGAGCGGGGTGCAAAAATTCACTTAGTCAGTGAAACATTGGGTCATTCCAGCATTGCCATTACCAGCCGCTACCTCCACGCTCAACCTGATGATAGTTCAGGACTATACTTGCCATAG
- a CDS encoding ParA family protein, which yields MGYTNIPENIVAAEAIASQKSLLDYAPKSPATKAYQSLAKECQKLWRLK from the coding sequence GTGGGCTACACCAATATCCCCGAAAACATCGTCGCTGCTGAGGCGATCGCCTCTCAGAAGTCGTTACTCGATTACGCGCCCAAGTCCCCCGCGACGAAGGCTTATCAGAGCTTAGCCAAAGAATGCCAAAAATTATGGAGGTTAAAATGA
- a CDS encoding PIN-like domain-containing protein, translated as MLISPRVRVEIHDDHFLPDALDTEWLPFVSSWGWLILTKDDRIGRNILEQIAIANSGAKVFVLATGNLTGEEMATIFVEARAKMERFAQGNQPPFIAKVDKRGSVRIWKNLDVVVETGAADR; from the coding sequence TTGCTCATTTCACCCCGCGTGCGGGTGGAAATTCACGACGATCATTTTTTGCCAGATGCCCTGGATACGGAATGGTTGCCATTCGTGAGCAGTTGGGGATGGTTGATTTTAACGAAGGACGATCGGATTGGGCGTAATATTTTAGAGCAAATAGCGATCGCTAATTCGGGCGCGAAAGTATTTGTGTTAGCGACAGGGAATTTGACAGGTGAAGAAATGGCGACTATTTTTGTGGAAGCGCGGGCTAAAATGGAGCGTTTCGCTCAAGGCAACCAACCCCCATTTATTGCCAAGGTTGACAAGCGGGGATCTGTAAGGATTTGGAAAAATCTTGACGTTGTTGTTGAAACTGGTGCAGCAGATCGTTGA
- a CDS encoding SAM-dependent methyltransferase has translation MATNQSKYPTYEEHQKAWEELAKGIASIRDEVREVDSCEILPCSKKGELIIIGSGIETIGISLGDQKLIEAADKVLFCVADPATIVWLKRLRPDALDLYVLYGENKVRYTTYMQMTEAQLYWVRQGLKVVVVFYGHPGIFVLSTHRAIKIARREGYKAVMKAGVCALDTLCADIGIDPCHPGLQTHEATDALVRQRNLDTSLHVVLWQVGLIGELGFRRQGYLNNDFSYFISWLQNIYGEEYKVTHYIGSRYPTIPPLIEIYHLNEMHDPETQLKITGLSTFYIPPRDAIASNVNVVRDLGLLRKGQTLIKPKNPLREIGLYSSKEMKAFDAFENFRIPASYRWQPETEASKFLIELRFDTELQELYEKEPIKALDNPRFSALSDKERGMLATRDSGAIQVACKGGYLRSKETEKFITELLTKRTSSSSLLKKIGSLNKEEAREQLNLWLKERGHQIDWSFLNKSIDYLNRNNLFPWTGVFLEPLKEIVVTIIGNQGRRASSIIYINDIRIKKFVFNNGIIKWNAKSGNPYNGFLRLDITPKGNRRIIGKLWTNDDLIPAKNNFTAQEIDPKRKEFLPLANQLYNTSDLSQIFGEYAIRTTGRFSEAINKFIISEKGLLVNSKQVSLFSFEKGQLSWQGGDKDCYSGKVTLLIDPIIKSIEFFGESKSAEEDESSKCYGSSIYKEKSDYFGPKIPEWASAYLAAIVQSNSSKGGLLLWHKWEKHNYTSMVVNKILSRLG, from the coding sequence ATGGCTACGAATCAAAGCAAATATCCTACCTATGAAGAGCATCAAAAGGCTTGGGAAGAACTAGCTAAAGGTATTGCCTCGATCAGAGATGAAGTCAGAGAAGTGGATTCGTGCGAAATACTCCCTTGTTCAAAAAAAGGTGAGTTAATAATAATTGGCTCCGGTATTGAGACAATCGGAATTTCATTAGGCGACCAAAAACTGATTGAAGCTGCCGACAAAGTTCTCTTTTGTGTTGCCGATCCGGCAACAATTGTTTGGCTTAAGCGTTTAAGACCAGATGCCTTAGATTTATATGTTTTGTATGGAGAAAATAAAGTCAGGTACACAACTTATATGCAAATGACAGAAGCCCAACTCTACTGGGTTAGACAAGGGCTTAAAGTTGTTGTCGTTTTCTACGGGCATCCAGGTATTTTTGTCTTGTCCACTCATAGAGCGATAAAAATAGCTCGTCGGGAAGGCTATAAAGCTGTGATGAAGGCAGGTGTTTGTGCTCTTGATACTTTATGTGCAGATATAGGAATAGATCCTTGTCATCCTGGTTTACAGACTCATGAGGCTACAGATGCCTTAGTGAGACAAAGAAATCTCGATACTAGTCTCCATGTAGTTCTTTGGCAAGTAGGGTTAATCGGAGAACTAGGATTCCGCAGACAAGGCTATTTAAATAATGATTTTTCCTATTTTATTAGTTGGTTGCAAAATATCTATGGGGAAGAGTACAAGGTTACTCATTATATTGGCTCAAGGTATCCAACAATTCCGCCCCTGATCGAGATTTATCATCTCAACGAGATGCACGATCCCGAAACTCAGCTTAAGATCACAGGACTTTCTACATTCTACATTCCGCCTCGAGATGCGATCGCTTCCAATGTAAATGTTGTTAGAGATTTGGGCTTGCTGCGTAAAGGTCAAACTCTAATTAAGCCGAAAAACCCCTTGCGAGAAATAGGACTTTACAGTTCAAAAGAAATGAAAGCCTTTGATGCTTTTGAAAACTTTAGGATTCCCGCATCTTATAGGTGGCAACCAGAGACAGAAGCCAGTAAGTTTTTAATTGAGCTTCGTTTTGATACGGAATTGCAAGAGCTTTATGAAAAAGAGCCGATTAAAGCACTTGACAATCCCAGATTTTCTGCCCTTTCAGATAAAGAAAGAGGAATGCTCGCCACTAGAGACTCGGGGGCAATACAAGTTGCCTGCAAAGGAGGATATCTTCGTTCAAAAGAAACAGAGAAATTTATTACTGAACTTTTAACGAAAAGGACTTCCTCAAGCTCACTTCTTAAAAAAATTGGCTCTTTGAACAAAGAGGAGGCTAGGGAACAACTTAACCTCTGGCTGAAAGAGAGAGGACATCAAATAGATTGGTCTTTCCTTAACAAATCGATCGATTATCTCAATCGCAACAATCTATTTCCTTGGACAGGCGTATTCTTAGAACCTCTTAAAGAGATCGTTGTCACAATTATCGGAAATCAGGGTCGAAGAGCAAGTAGCATTATTTACATCAATGATATTCGGATCAAAAAATTTGTTTTTAATAACGGAATCATTAAGTGGAACGCTAAATCGGGAAATCCTTACAACGGGTTTTTAAGACTAGATATAACCCCAAAAGGCAACCGAAGAATTATCGGAAAACTTTGGACGAATGATGACTTAATTCCCGCTAAGAATAACTTCACGGCTCAGGAGATCGATCCTAAGAGAAAAGAATTTTTGCCCTTGGCTAATCAGCTATATAACACTTCAGATTTGTCGCAAATATTTGGGGAATATGCAATAAGAACAACTGGTCGGTTTTCTGAGGCAATTAATAAGTTTATTATTTCAGAAAAAGGATTGTTAGTGAACAGCAAACAAGTGTCGTTGTTTTCTTTTGAAAAAGGTCAACTCTCTTGGCAGGGTGGTGATAAAGATTGTTATTCTGGAAAAGTAACCCTCTTAATCGACCCGATTATTAAATCGATCGAGTTTTTTGGCGAGTCCAAATCCGCCGAAGAAGATGAGTCCTCTAAGTGTTATGGTTCTTCTATTTACAAAGAAAAATCAGACTACTTTGGACCAAAAATACCGGAATGGGCATCTGCTTATTTAGCAGCTATTGTTCAGTCAAATAGTAGCAAAGGGGGACTTCTACTTTGGCATAAGTGGGAAAAACATAACTATACCAGCATGGTTGTTAATAAAATTCTTTCTAGATTAGGCTAG
- a CDS encoding IS5 family transposase — protein sequence MSLKPQPISPVPEETVRVARAAFPKGNLYLTLRDEIGTLYSDSDFTALYPTHGQPTVTPWRLALICVLQFIEDLPDRQAAEAVRSRIDWKYVLGLELTDPGFDFSVLCEFRTRLITGGAEQQLLDTLLKQFKERGWLKERGKQRTDSTHVLAAIRNLNRLEGVGETLRAALNGLATVAPDWLRSWVPEEWFERYGRAIEEYRLPKGIAARKEYAEMIGTDGMQLLISVWAEDVQNWLRLVPAVEILRQTWIHQYYVENEQVRLRAASDLAPSGSRFDSPYDIDARFGNKRSVTWTGYKVHLTETCDRQPSNSRNCTTSSSP from the coding sequence ATGTCACTAAAACCACAACCCATCAGTCCTGTGCCAGAGGAAACAGTTCGTGTCGCCCGTGCTGCTTTCCCCAAAGGAAACCTTTATCTCACGCTGCGAGATGAAATTGGCACACTTTACAGTGATAGTGACTTTACCGCCTTGTATCCCACTCATGGTCAACCAACAGTTACACCTTGGCGACTGGCATTAATCTGTGTGCTGCAATTTATTGAGGATTTGCCAGATCGACAAGCGGCTGAAGCTGTCCGCAGTAGAATTGATTGGAAATATGTTTTGGGGTTGGAATTGACCGACCCAGGGTTTGATTTCTCTGTATTATGTGAATTTCGCACCCGATTGATAACTGGTGGTGCAGAACAACAACTGCTAGACACCTTACTGAAACAATTTAAAGAACGTGGATGGCTCAAAGAAAGAGGAAAACAGCGCACGGACTCTACTCATGTGCTGGCTGCTATTCGCAACTTGAACCGACTAGAAGGGGTAGGTGAAACCCTACGTGCGGCCCTCAATGGCCTAGCTACAGTTGCGCCAGACTGGTTACGTTCATGGGTTCCAGAGGAATGGTTTGAACGCTACGGTCGTGCCATAGAAGAGTATCGCCTACCCAAAGGCATTGCTGCTCGTAAAGAATATGCTGAGATGATTGGCACAGATGGTATGCAATTACTGATATCTGTGTGGGCAGAAGATGTCCAAAATTGGCTGAGGCTTGTGCCAGCAGTCGAAATTTTGCGACAGACTTGGATACATCAATATTATGTGGAGAATGAGCAAGTAAGATTGCGGGCTGCCAGCGACTTAGCTCCTTCTGGTAGTCGTTTTGACTCTCCTTATGACATCGATGCTCGCTTTGGTAACAAACGCAGTGTGACTTGGACTGGGTATAAAGTGCATCTGACCGAAACTTGCGATCGCCAGCCATCGAACTCACGTAATTGCACAACTTCTTCATCGCCATAA
- a CDS encoding HNH endonuclease encodes MLNGEEIETHHIVPVAKGGTDDEYNLQHVHLACHKQVHSQTKNQSQKVRS; translated from the coding sequence TTGTTAAATGGAGAGGAAATAGAAACCCACCACATAGTACCTGTTGCTAAAGGCGGTACTGACGACGAGTACAACCTTCAGCACGTCCACCTAGCTTGCCACAAACAGGTACACTCTCAAACCAAAAACCAGTCTCAAAAGGTTAGAAGTTAG
- a CDS encoding reverse transcriptase domain-containing protein, which translates to MKMTVNGQRERLKDWSQINWRQMNKAVRNLRRRIFRASETGNFRKLRNLQKLMMRSYANLLLSVRQITQTNQGKQTAGIDKEVINSPAQRVKFVNTWKGGNQKPVRRVEIPKKNGKMRPLGIPTVRDRVMQAIVKNTLEPEWEARFEPNSYGFRPGRSCQDAIEQSFTRLSDNPRGSNDKWVLEADIKGFFDNIAHESILKMISNFPKRGVIEGWLKAGFVLNGKLNPTETGTPQGGVISPLLANIGLHGLETYIKSTNHRLGVVRYKAINGRSLPQLATAEEKRKLLLFTR; encoded by the coding sequence ATGAAAATGACCGTAAACGGACAAAGAGAACGGCTGAAAGATTGGAGCCAGATTAACTGGAGACAGATGAATAAAGCCGTGAGAAATCTACGTCGAAGAATCTTTCGTGCCTCAGAGACTGGTAATTTCCGTAAGCTTAGAAACTTGCAGAAATTAATGATGAGAAGTTACGCCAACCTATTATTGTCTGTCCGACAAATCACTCAAACCAATCAAGGTAAACAAACCGCTGGTATTGATAAGGAGGTAATCAACTCACCAGCCCAAAGAGTGAAATTTGTTAATACATGGAAGGGTGGAAATCAAAAACCTGTGCGGCGAGTAGAAATCCCCAAGAAAAATGGCAAAATGCGTCCCCTCGGTATCCCAACCGTCAGGGATAGAGTCATGCAGGCAATAGTTAAAAATACACTGGAACCCGAGTGGGAAGCTAGATTTGAACCCAATTCCTATGGGTTCCGACCTGGCAGAAGTTGTCAAGATGCTATCGAACAATCATTCACCAGATTAAGTGACAATCCCAGAGGTAGCAATGATAAATGGGTTCTAGAAGCTGATATAAAAGGCTTTTTTGACAACATCGCCCATGAATCTATCCTAAAAATGATTAGTAACTTTCCTAAAAGAGGGGTAATCGAAGGATGGTTAAAAGCTGGATTTGTTCTCAATGGGAAACTAAACCCCACAGAGACGGGCACACCACAGGGAGGAGTCATCTCCCCACTTCTAGCCAACATCGGACTGCATGGATTAGAAACATATATAAAATCCACCAACCACCGACTAGGCGTGGTCAGATATAAGGCAATAAATGGACGTTCGCTACCACAATTAGCGACCGCCGAGGAAAAGAGAAAATTATTACTCTTTACCAGATAG